The genomic segment TCCGTCtattctttctcttctctctctctctcctatttGGGTTCTTAAATCACCGGTTTGCATAGAGGGTAAGACCGTGGAGGAGTTAACCGGAGCCGAAATGACGTCGGATGGTGCCACGTCAGCGTCTACGGCGGCGCGCAGGAAGCCGTCGTGGAGGGAGAGAGAAAACAACCGCAGGAGAGAGAGGAGGCGAAGAGCCATAGCTGCGAAGATATACTCTGGTCTCAGAGCTCAGGGCAACTATAATCTACCTAAGCACTGTGATAACAACGAGGTCCTTAAAGCTCTGTGTATCGAAGCCGGTTGGACCGTCGAAGAAGACGGTACTACTTATCGAAAGGTAATTTTGTTTTTTCGTAGCTTAATCTGTGAGTTTTATTGGGTTTTCTTTAGTTAGGGTAGATCTGTTATACATTTGTTTTGATTTTAGTTCCATTTAGTTCTTGATTTATCTTAGGAAATGGTTGGGTATGGTACAGTTTGGATCCTGTTTGTCACTGTTTTAAGGTTGACTACTTATAATGGGATTTTACTTTGGTGAAAGTGAAAATTCACTGTTTGGTCTAACCTCAACCGTTGAATCTAAGAAACATAGTAAGAATATGTGAAGTTAGTGTGTTAAGATCTGTTCTTGGTTTCTGGGTAGACTACTTAACATGTCCaaaggccaaaaaaaaaaaaaaaagcatgaaATGGTCAAAGTACTATTTTTCTATTCTTTTAGCTTTTACTTTTCTGAAAATTGAGCTTAGAACTTTTGTCTAATTTGAGTGCATTTGGGTAATGATGTATAGTCCATTGTACAGGGATGCAAGCCGGTCCCAATGGATGTGGCAGGCACTTCTACCAGAATCACCCCTTATACTTCCCAAAATCCGAGCCCAATGTCTTCTTCATTTCCAAGTCCAATCCCTTCTTATCAAGTGAGTCCTTCATCTTCTTCGTTTCCGAGCCCCTCTCGTCTGGATGCTGGTGGCTACAATCCCTCTAATCTGATTCCCTATCTACGCAATGCCATTCCTTCATCTCTTCCTCCCCTTCGAATTTCAAACAGTGCCCCTGTAACCCCACCTCTGTCTTCTCCAACCTCGAGAAATCCCAAGCCAATTCCCAATTGGGAAGCCATTGCCAAGCAATCCATGGCCTCTTTCAATTACCCTTTTTATGCTGTTTCAGCCCCAGCTAGCCCAACACGCCACCAGATTCACATCCCAGCGGCTACAATACCTGAATGCGATGAGTCTGATACTTCTACTGTTGATTCTGGCCAATGGGTGAGCTTCCAAAAGTTTGCTCCTTCTGCTTCTACGATGCCAACCTCTCCAACCTTTAATCTTGTGAAACCTGCTGCTCAGCCAATTTCTCCTATCAACATTGGTCCGGACACTGTGAGAGGAGCTGAATTCGACTTCGGAGGTGGACAGGTAATGCCTTGGGTTGGAGAGAAGATTCATGAAGTTGGAATGGAAATGGATGATTTGGAACTCACACTGGGTAGCGGGAAAGCTCGAAGTTAAAGTCTAGCCTGGTTGCGAAGTGTATGCGTCATACAAGAATATAGAGAAAAGGACTGGTTTTGCTGGTTTCACTCTAGTTTCAGCTTATTGTTGAAGACTTAAGTGCATTTCTAGTTCTCTGTTTCAATCAATCCCATTCAGCAGAAATCTACAAATCTTGAACCTTATTGGGTTCCTTCTAGTAATTGAATTCCATGGAGAATTCttgatcatttatttatttttctttcttttaagtTGGTTCACCTCTTAAACTCAGTTTGAATTGTTTTGCAAAGCACTACATTACATTGTAGATATTGTGTACCTTTTCTTGTCGCCATTCCccagttttatttaaataattaaaatcagtAGACTCAGAACACTTCACAgtatcaaatatttaaaaaattcacATTCTTTGGCTTATCTTGCCAATTCCCTCTCTTCGTTGTTGTCTGGTTGGATTGTGATTTTTGCCCCCAAACCCATAAACGGTGGCTATCATTATAATGACAAGGCCCGACATACCCCATGTTCTTGTTCGTGCATTTACGCGTTTTGATACTTAATTAAGaggtgaagaaaaaaaattaatagtttTAAATTACACGAGAGCTTATTATGGGCAGAGCCGCCCGACCTAGCCAACTTTGTTGTCATATGGGGTCAGGTAGAACTGTTGGTTCGACAGTAGTGCTTATACGTTTTTATATATAGCAAAAACACAAACATTCTCGCATATAACCCATCATCTAAAAACACTCGAGACCATCATGCGGGCCGGTAATCCTTGCAACTAATAACTCCCATATCACATCGAATTTTTCATGACATTAAACTTTTATTAGGCAACACCAAATGAGGAACAAACATAACAATTAGCAAAGTGTGACACTGCTTAAACAAACCACTACAAGCTGTATTCAACACAATTATGATTTTTGTTTTCAGATTAATAATATGGAAAAGTAATACACACTAAAGTTACAGCTGCACAAACCTAACGCCTCTTTCTTCATTTCCTAGTCGTGTGGAATTGTGTGATTAGTAGTAAGAAACTAAAGTAATGCTCGGTCGATTCAGTCATTAGATAAACTTGTCTTCTTCTCCAGAGCTTCACTGGGTCTCTCTGGCTCCTCAGTTTTAGGTTTCAAATCCTTTTTCACGTTTAAGTTGCACTCCTCGTATCTGAAACAGTTCAAGAGGTGATCGTTAACGATCCCAGCTACTTGCATGAATGAGTAAATCACAGTTGGCCCCACACAACGAAAGCCTCTCTGCATCATGTCCTTGCTTATGATCTCTGCTTTAGGCGACTTGACTGGTACTTGACGTGCATAGCGAAATCCGTTCCTTATTGGCTTGTGGTTCACGAAGCCCCAGCAATAACTGCTGAATGAACCCAACTCCTTCTGAACCTGCATACCAGAATGAATCACATGTGAACATTTACTTCGGAACAAAGTCAAATGTCCTCGAAGGGAGGAAACTTTCCTTTTTCATCTTCCATTACGAAACTCATAACATAGATTCGGAATTATGTGCATCAATCACTAATTGACATGCTATAAGCAATCACATGCATCTTGAATCATCACCGCTACTTGTGTTAAACCATTGACATGACAACTCTAGATTCCCCCCCAAAAAAGCAGTTAAGCTCATCGTTTTCAACAACTTTCTTTTGTGGTGCAATCTTGAAAGTTATGGGATAATTTAATGTGTCGTTGAATTCGGAAAAGAAAATCTAAGTTTCATGTATGTTTGtccatataaaaaaataatataataaattggAGAATTTTCTTATTTGGGTTTCACTTTAAATTCTACTACTAGTGGGACTCTCAGTGTTTTCGACTcatgaacagtttttggcgcgaattttttatgaccgtgtatattgtagctatttagagcatcccgtaaattttcagaaaattctgaatagtttacagtacctagaactaaattcaaacatgttgcatgcgtgactaatttttttatgcgcgtgaaaaacatgtttgaacctagttttcggtaatctaaactattcggaattttctcaaaattgataggatactctaaatagctataatatacacgatcataaaaaaaaaatcacgtcgaaaactgttcacggatcgagaaacactgagagtcccaTCGATAGACTTAAAGTGAAGCGCCCATAAAATAATTGTCATGTACATATTATAAGGATATGGTAAATTCTAATGAATGGCCTTTGTTCGAGTGTCATTAGAAGGTGTCTTTACGGCTTTTACCTTGAGCACTTGCTTAGCATTTTCCACGACTGCGCGAAGCTTTGGTTCAGATAAGACTAAGTTGCCGTTTACTTTTAGAGACAACAACTTCTTCTCACTAAACTGTGCTACTGATGATAGATCAAAATCTTCAAACAGTTTCCTGCCATAAATGAACAAGcgttttaaaaaagaaaaactatGTTTGACAATCGAAAATACcttagggtctgattggttcgcgattagaaaactgtatttttgaaaagtgggattctgaaataaaaatctgaatttagtgactgaaaacatgtttctgaaaatgcgattggttcaatgtcagtaaactgtttttgagttttaaaaaactgaatctgtgattgggattaaatttgaaaatataacagataCTGAATACGTGATTGGATTAgctgaaagtaaaatttaattatattgataaattaaaatttaataatagtgcattaattaaattcataacaatattgcattgtaattaactttgattttttttataaattaaagttatatttttttatggcatgattgattagtgatttaaaaattgtattttgaaaaagtatgattctgaaaaaagaatctagatttagtgtttgaaaatatgtttatgaaaatgtgattgaatgtattgtccgttaactattttttagttttataaaattgaataattttttggtagaaaatctaaaaattgaatatgtaatatatattttttattttttgtataataataattgaagtgaaaatattttatttatttatttgttgtaatttttatttgatcaatgaatttttttagaaaatatattgtaaattagaattaaattatattctgttatatgattttataattaattattttactaaatttatatggataaaaattttaaaaagtagattgacttgtaaaattgacaaaagaaaaaaaaatcaagactgtaagaaaaataaaagaaaattagcaagaatttttttttttttaaactcaaTTTACAATTTGTGgacttagaaaaatattttactttgttagctatttttattttataatatttaacttttagtatagaattgaaatgataaatttatatttatttattaatagtaatttttttttgtaatctatattttataaaatattttatcattagctgaattttattttaaaaaatatattataaattagaatCAATTGCATCCCTTTGTATAATTTTACAatgaaatattttaacaaatatatatagttatggaggtgaataataattttaaattgaagaaaataccctttttattaaaaaaaatagagtaaATATTTTTACACTAGAATtgtagaaagaagaaaaaaaattgtcagTAAAGAAAAATTATTGTACAACATAGCacct from the Humulus lupulus chromosome X, drHumLupu1.1, whole genome shotgun sequence genome contains:
- the LOC133805407 gene encoding protein BRASSINAZOLE-RESISTANT 1-like isoform X1, coding for MTSDGATSASTAARRKPSWRERENNRRRERRRRAIAAKIYSGLRAQGNYNLPKHCDNNEVLKALCIEAGWTVEEDGTTYRKSIVQGCKPVPMDVAGTSTRITPYTSQNPSPMSSSFPSPIPSYQVSPSSSSFPSPSRLDAGGYNPSNLIPYLRNAIPSSLPPLRISNSAPVTPPLSSPTSRNPKPIPNWEAIAKQSMASFNYPFYAVSAPASPTRHQIHIPAATIPECDESDTSTVDSGQWVSFQKFAPSASTMPTSPTFNLVKPAAQPISPINIGPDTVRGAEFDFGGGQVMPWVGEKIHEVGMEMDDLELTLGSGKARS
- the LOC133805407 gene encoding protein BRASSINAZOLE-RESISTANT 1-like isoform X2, with the translated sequence MTSDGATSASTAARRKPSWRERENNRRRERRRRAIAAKIYSGLRAQGNYNLPKHCDNNEVLKALCIEAGWTVEEDGTTYRKGCKPVPMDVAGTSTRITPYTSQNPSPMSSSFPSPIPSYQVSPSSSSFPSPSRLDAGGYNPSNLIPYLRNAIPSSLPPLRISNSAPVTPPLSSPTSRNPKPIPNWEAIAKQSMASFNYPFYAVSAPASPTRHQIHIPAATIPECDESDTSTVDSGQWVSFQKFAPSASTMPTSPTFNLVKPAAQPISPINIGPDTVRGAEFDFGGGQVMPWVGEKIHEVGMEMDDLELTLGSGKARS